A region of Massilia sp. WG5 DNA encodes the following proteins:
- a CDS encoding CaiB/BaiF CoA-transferase family protein, which produces MPGPLSGLKVIEMVGIGPCPFAAMMLADMGADVIRIDRKPDPNAPNPYPMLGTKFDVMARGRRSLALDLKDPRARQVLLDLVAKADVLVEGFRPGVMERLGLGPDPCLDRNPRLVYGRVTGWGQTGPLAQAAGHDLNYVALSGMLHAMGRAGGPPAPPLNLVGDFGGGAMMLAFGVMCAAWEAKSSGKGQVVDAAMTDGSALLGAMMYGLRAFGSWRDGREANLLDGGAPFYDCYACRDGRFISIGAIEPQFYAQLLALAGVDDPQFGKQWRQADWPELKRKFADLFATRTRAEWCALLEGTDVCFAPVLDMAEAPRHPHNAARATFVERDGVTQPAPAPRFSRTAAELGAAPSSPGRDGAAVLADWGWSAASVETLQRAGIV; this is translated from the coding sequence ATGCCGGGACCCTTATCCGGACTGAAGGTAATTGAGATGGTCGGCATCGGCCCTTGCCCCTTTGCGGCGATGATGCTGGCCGATATGGGCGCGGACGTCATCCGCATCGACCGCAAGCCCGATCCGAATGCGCCGAACCCGTATCCGATGCTGGGCACGAAGTTCGACGTGATGGCGCGCGGACGGCGTTCGCTGGCGCTGGACCTGAAGGACCCGCGTGCGCGCCAGGTGCTGCTCGACCTGGTGGCGAAGGCCGACGTGCTGGTCGAAGGCTTCCGCCCCGGCGTGATGGAGCGGCTCGGGCTCGGCCCCGACCCCTGCCTGGACCGCAACCCGCGCCTGGTCTACGGCCGCGTGACCGGCTGGGGCCAGACCGGGCCGCTGGCGCAGGCCGCCGGCCACGACCTGAACTACGTGGCGCTGTCCGGCATGCTGCACGCGATGGGGCGGGCCGGCGGTCCGCCGGCGCCGCCGCTGAACCTGGTCGGCGACTTCGGCGGGGGCGCCATGATGCTGGCCTTCGGCGTGATGTGCGCCGCCTGGGAGGCGAAGAGCTCGGGCAAGGGCCAGGTGGTCGATGCCGCCATGACGGACGGTTCCGCGCTGCTGGGTGCGATGATGTACGGCCTGCGCGCCTTCGGCTCCTGGCGCGATGGACGGGAAGCCAACCTGCTCGACGGCGGCGCGCCCTTCTACGACTGCTATGCCTGCCGTGACGGCAGGTTCATCTCGATCGGCGCCATCGAACCGCAGTTCTATGCGCAGTTGCTGGCGCTGGCCGGCGTCGACGACCCGCAGTTCGGCAAGCAGTGGCGCCAGGCCGACTGGCCCGAGCTGAAGCGCAAGTTCGCCGACCTGTTCGCCACCCGCACGCGCGCCGAATGGTGCGCGCTGCTGGAGGGGACCGACGTCTGCTTCGCGCCCGTGCTCGACATGGCGGAAGCGCCGCGGCATCCCCACAATGCGGCGCGCGCCACCTTTGTCGAACGCGACGGCGTGACCCAGCCGGCGCCGGCGCCGCGCTTCTCGCGCACCGCGGCGGAGCTCGGCGCGGCGCCCTCGAGCCCGGGCCGGGACGGCGCCGCGGTGCTGGCGGACTGGGGCTGGAGCGCGGCCAGTGTGGAGACGCTGCAGCGCGCCGGGATCGTCTAG